In a single window of the Daphnia carinata strain CSIRO-1 chromosome 4, CSIRO_AGI_Dcar_HiC_V3, whole genome shotgun sequence genome:
- the LOC130695235 gene encoding shematrin-like protein 1 isoform X1, translating into MIRLSKINSQVLFSFGVLALLLAACKTNGASVAVDSKDSNVKVTESYKESAKETSYSDDQLKPRIGLYTQKIDPYGTLGPIGGNQAFVLTSLNSYGSYGPSGSSYGGQQAGSYGATPLPYIVTGNYGGNVYGSAYSGESAYSPAAYGAASGSYSTTAAPSYGSGSSNYGTTASYGVTQAPAYGGSAYGVTQASAYGASSYAGSAYGVTPAPMYGGSAYGATYGPSYGMGNSYGAAYGVTPAPTYGGAAYGVTQAYGNMASSYSGAAYGVTPAPAYTMASSYGGAYHVTPATSYGMGSFYGGSAYAANQAATYGMGSLYGGSSYGVTQAPVYGGSSYGVTQAPVYGGSSYGVTQAPVYGGSSYGTTQAPVYSGSYGVTPAPSYGGYGVTQAPAYGGSAYGVTSAYSGSAYGATQSYGNMASSYGASSYGVTPAPIYNNMGNYGSSYSASAYGATSAPYGYNMGSSYGGYSAASSPFSYGGNLNMPSGSYLTGSTYGAGGYGSNAGYGGASSSYGVASSPYSSYAGNMGSFYGGGYGSPSSYPEAYYSTGYGGYGSGAYGAGSSYSPFLNSGAGYNMNPYGNIAAY; encoded by the exons ATGATTCGTCTAAGCAAGATCAACTCTCAAGTTCTCTTCTCG TTTGGGGTGCTGGCCTTACTTCTAGCCGCATGCAAGACGAATGGAGCGAGCGTGGCGGTCGATTCTAAAGATTCCAATGTTAAAGTAACCGAATCTTACAAGGAATCTGCTAAGGAGACATCTTACAGTGACGACCAGCTAAAACCTCGTATTGGTCTGTACACGCAAAAAATTGATCCTTATGGTACACTTGGACCCATTGGAGGCAATCAGGCTTTCGTCTTGACTTCGCTGAATAGCTACG GTAGTTACGGTCCTTCCGGCAGTAGCTATGGTGGCCAACAGGCTGGCTCTTATGGTGCGACTCCACTGCCTTACATCGTGACTGGCAATTACGGTGGAAATGTTTACGGCTCTGCCTATTCTGGAGAATCAGCTTACAGCCCTGCTGCCTATGGTGCTGCCTCTGGGAGCTATAGTACCACCGCTGCTCCTTCATACGGATCTGGGTCTTCGAATTACGGCACAACGGCATCGTATGGTGTAACCCAGGCTCCGGCTTATGGCGGATCAGCTTACGGCGTCACTCAGGCATCAGCTTATGGAGCTTCATCTTACGCCGGATCAGCTTATGGTGTCACTCCAGCTCCTATGTATGGTGGTTCTGCTTATGGCGCAACATATGGCCCCAGTTATGGTATGGGAAACTCGTATGGAGCAGCTTACGGCGTCACGCCGGCCCCTACCTACGGAGGAGCTGCTTACGGTGTCACCCAGGCTTACGGAAACATGGCATCTTCCTATAGCGGAGCTGCTTATGGTGTTACTCCAGCCCCTGCTTACACAATGGCGTCATCGTACGGTGGAGCATACCACGTTACTCCGGCCACATCTTACGGCATGGGTTCCTTCTATGGTGGATCTGCTTATGCTGCTAACCAAGCCGCAACCTATGGCATGGGTTCCCTCTACGGCGGATCTTCTTACGGCGTTACACAAGCCCCAGTGTACGGCGGATCTTCTTACGGCGTTACACAAGCCCCAGTGTACGGCGGATCTTCTTACGGCGTTACACAAGCCCCAGTGTACGGCGGATCTTCTTACGGCACTACACAAGCTCCTGTTTACAGTGGATCTTATGGCGTCACCCCAGCTCCATCTTATGGCGGTTATGGTGTCACTCAGGCTCCAGCTTACGGTGGATCTGCTTACGGAGTCACTTCAGCCTACAGTGGATCTGCTTATGGAGCTACACAATCTTACGGCAACATGGCTTCTTCTTACGGTGCATCATCTTACGGTGTTACACCAGCTCCTATTTACAACAACATGGGCAACTACGGATCGTCGTACTCTGCATCAGCATATGGCGCTACTTCCGCTCCTTATGGCTACAACATGGGCTCATCGTACGGTGGTTACAGCGCTGCTTCGTCTCCCTTCTCTTATGGTGGCAACTTGAACATGCCTAGCGGTTCCTATTTAACTGGATCGACTTACGGCGCTGGAGGCTATGGAAGCAATGCTGGATACGGTGGAGCTAGTAGCAGTTACGGTGTTGCGTCATCCCCTTACTCGTCATACGCTGGCAACATGGGCTCATTCTATGGCGGGGGTTACGGCAGCCCGTCTTCCTACCCTGAAGCTTATTACTCAACTGGATACGGCGGATATGGAAGTGGAGCTTACGGCGCAGGTTCCAGTTACAGCCCATTCTTGAACAGTGGCGCTGGATACAACATGAACCCTTACGGCAACATCGCTGCTTATTGA
- the LOC130695235 gene encoding shematrin-like protein 1 isoform X2, producing MIRLSKINSQVLFSFGVLALLLAACKTNGASVAVDSKDSNVKVTESYKESAKETSYSDDQLKPRIGLYTQKIDPYGTLGPIGGNQAFVLTSLNSYGSYGPSGSSYGGQQAGSYGATPLPYIVTGNYGGNVYGSAYSGESAYSPAAYGAASGSYSTTAAPSYGSGSSNYGTTASYGVTQAPAYGGSAYGVTQASAYGASSYAGSAYGVTPAPMYGGSAYGATYGPSYGMGNSYGAAYGVTPAPTYGGAAYGVTQAYGNMASSYSGAAYGVTPAPAYTMASSYGGAYHVTPATSYGMGSFYGGSAYAANQAATYGMGSLYGGSSYGVTQAPVYGGSSYGVTQAPVYGGSSYGVTQAPVYGGSSYGTTQAPVYSGSYGVTPAPSYGGYGVTQAPAYGGSAYGATQSYGNMASSYGASSYGVTPAPIYNNMGNYGSSYSASAYGATSAPYGYNMGSSYGGYSAASSPFSYGGNLNMPSGSYLTGSTYGAGGYGSNAGYGGASSSYGVASSPYSSYAGNMGSFYGGGYGSPSSYPEAYYSTGYGGYGSGAYGAGSSYSPFLNSGAGYNMNPYGNIAAY from the exons ATGATTCGTCTAAGCAAGATCAACTCTCAAGTTCTCTTCTCG TTTGGGGTGCTGGCCTTACTTCTAGCCGCATGCAAGACGAATGGAGCGAGCGTGGCGGTCGATTCTAAAGATTCCAATGTTAAAGTAACCGAATCTTACAAGGAATCTGCTAAGGAGACATCTTACAGTGACGACCAGCTAAAACCTCGTATTGGTCTGTACACGCAAAAAATTGATCCTTATGGTACACTTGGACCCATTGGAGGCAATCAGGCTTTCGTCTTGACTTCGCTGAATAGCTACG GTAGTTACGGTCCTTCCGGCAGTAGCTATGGTGGCCAACAGGCTGGCTCTTATGGTGCGACTCCACTGCCTTACATCGTGACTGGCAATTACGGTGGAAATGTTTACGGCTCTGCCTATTCTGGAGAATCAGCTTACAGCCCTGCTGCCTATGGTGCTGCCTCTGGGAGCTATAGTACCACCGCTGCTCCTTCATACGGATCTGGGTCTTCGAATTACGGCACAACGGCATCGTATGGTGTAACCCAGGCTCCGGCTTATGGCGGATCAGCTTACGGCGTCACTCAGGCATCAGCTTATGGAGCTTCATCTTACGCCGGATCAGCTTATGGTGTCACTCCAGCTCCTATGTATGGTGGTTCTGCTTATGGCGCAACATATGGCCCCAGTTATGGTATGGGAAACTCGTATGGAGCAGCTTACGGCGTCACGCCGGCCCCTACCTACGGAGGAGCTGCTTACGGTGTCACCCAGGCTTACGGAAACATGGCATCTTCCTATAGCGGAGCTGCTTATGGTGTTACTCCAGCCCCTGCTTACACAATGGCGTCATCGTACGGTGGAGCATACCACGTTACTCCGGCCACATCTTACGGCATGGGTTCCTTCTATGGTGGATCTGCTTATGCTGCTAACCAAGCCGCAACCTATGGCATGGGTTCCCTCTACGGCGGATCTTCTTACGGCGTTACACAAGCCCCAGTGTACGGCGGATCTTCTTACGGCGTTACACAAGCCCCAGTGTACGGCGGATCTTCTTACGGCGTTACACAAGCCCCAGTGTACGGCGGATCTTCTTACGGCACTACACAAGCTCCTGTTTACAGTGGATCTTATGGCGTCACCCCAGCTCCATCTTATGGCGGTTATGGTGTCACTCAGGCTCCAGCTTACG GTGGATCTGCTTATGGAGCTACACAATCTTACGGCAACATGGCTTCTTCTTACGGTGCATCATCTTACGGTGTTACACCAGCTCCTATTTACAACAACATGGGCAACTACGGATCGTCGTACTCTGCATCAGCATATGGCGCTACTTCCGCTCCTTATGGCTACAACATGGGCTCATCGTACGGTGGTTACAGCGCTGCTTCGTCTCCCTTCTCTTATGGTGGCAACTTGAACATGCCTAGCGGTTCCTATTTAACTGGATCGACTTACGGCGCTGGAGGCTATGGAAGCAATGCTGGATACGGTGGAGCTAGTAGCAGTTACGGTGTTGCGTCATCCCCTTACTCGTCATACGCTGGCAACATGGGCTCATTCTATGGCGGGGGTTACGGCAGCCCGTCTTCCTACCCTGAAGCTTATTACTCAACTGGATACGGCGGATATGGAAGTGGAGCTTACGGCGCAGGTTCCAGTTACAGCCCATTCTTGAACAGTGGCGCTGGATACAACATGAACCCTTACGGCAACATCGCTGCTTATTGA
- the LOC130695235 gene encoding shematrin-like protein 1 isoform X4, whose product MIRLSKINSQVLFSFGVLALLLAACKTNGASVAVDSKDSNVKVTESYKESAKETSYSDDQLKPRIGLYTQKIDPYGTLGPIGGNQAFVLTSLNSYGSYGPSGSSYGGQQAGSYGATPLPYIVTGNYGGNVYGSAYSGESAYSPAAYGAASGSYSTTAAPSYGSGSSNYGTTASYGVTQAPAYGGSAYGVTQASAYGASSYAGSAYGVTPAPMYGGSAYGATYGPSYGMGNSYGAAYGVTPAPTYGGAAYGVTQAYGNMASSYSGAAYGVTPAPAYTMASSYGGAYHVTPATSYGMGSFYGGSAYAANQAATYGMGSLYGGSSYGVTQAPVYGGSSYGVTQAPVYGGSSYGVTQAPVYGGSSYGTTQAPVYSGSYGVTPAPSYGATQSYGNMASSYGASSYGVTPAPIYNNMGNYGSSYSASAYGATSAPYGYNMGSSYGGYSAASSPFSYGGNLNMPSGSYLTGSTYGAGGYGSNAGYGGASSSYGVASSPYSSYAGNMGSFYGGGYGSPSSYPEAYYSTGYGGYGSGAYGAGSSYSPFLNSGAGYNMNPYGNIAAY is encoded by the exons ATGATTCGTCTAAGCAAGATCAACTCTCAAGTTCTCTTCTCG TTTGGGGTGCTGGCCTTACTTCTAGCCGCATGCAAGACGAATGGAGCGAGCGTGGCGGTCGATTCTAAAGATTCCAATGTTAAAGTAACCGAATCTTACAAGGAATCTGCTAAGGAGACATCTTACAGTGACGACCAGCTAAAACCTCGTATTGGTCTGTACACGCAAAAAATTGATCCTTATGGTACACTTGGACCCATTGGAGGCAATCAGGCTTTCGTCTTGACTTCGCTGAATAGCTACG GTAGTTACGGTCCTTCCGGCAGTAGCTATGGTGGCCAACAGGCTGGCTCTTATGGTGCGACTCCACTGCCTTACATCGTGACTGGCAATTACGGTGGAAATGTTTACGGCTCTGCCTATTCTGGAGAATCAGCTTACAGCCCTGCTGCCTATGGTGCTGCCTCTGGGAGCTATAGTACCACCGCTGCTCCTTCATACGGATCTGGGTCTTCGAATTACGGCACAACGGCATCGTATGGTGTAACCCAGGCTCCGGCTTATGGCGGATCAGCTTACGGCGTCACTCAGGCATCAGCTTATGGAGCTTCATCTTACGCCGGATCAGCTTATGGTGTCACTCCAGCTCCTATGTATGGTGGTTCTGCTTATGGCGCAACATATGGCCCCAGTTATGGTATGGGAAACTCGTATGGAGCAGCTTACGGCGTCACGCCGGCCCCTACCTACGGAGGAGCTGCTTACGGTGTCACCCAGGCTTACGGAAACATGGCATCTTCCTATAGCGGAGCTGCTTATGGTGTTACTCCAGCCCCTGCTTACACAATGGCGTCATCGTACGGTGGAGCATACCACGTTACTCCGGCCACATCTTACGGCATGGGTTCCTTCTATGGTGGATCTGCTTATGCTGCTAACCAAGCCGCAACCTATGGCATGGGTTCCCTCTACGGCGGATCTTCTTACGGCGTTACACAAGCCCCAGTGTACGGCGGATCTTCTTACGGCGTTACACAAGCCCCAGTGTACGGCGGATCTTCTTACGGCGTTACACAAGCCCCAGTGTACGGCGGATCTTCTTACGGCACTACACAAGCTCCTGTTTACAGTGGATCTTATGGCGTCACCCCAGCTCCATCTTATGGCG CTACACAATCTTACGGCAACATGGCTTCTTCTTACGGTGCATCATCTTACGGTGTTACACCAGCTCCTATTTACAACAACATGGGCAACTACGGATCGTCGTACTCTGCATCAGCATATGGCGCTACTTCCGCTCCTTATGGCTACAACATGGGCTCATCGTACGGTGGTTACAGCGCTGCTTCGTCTCCCTTCTCTTATGGTGGCAACTTGAACATGCCTAGCGGTTCCTATTTAACTGGATCGACTTACGGCGCTGGAGGCTATGGAAGCAATGCTGGATACGGTGGAGCTAGTAGCAGTTACGGTGTTGCGTCATCCCCTTACTCGTCATACGCTGGCAACATGGGCTCATTCTATGGCGGGGGTTACGGCAGCCCGTCTTCCTACCCTGAAGCTTATTACTCAACTGGATACGGCGGATATGGAAGTGGAGCTTACGGCGCAGGTTCCAGTTACAGCCCATTCTTGAACAGTGGCGCTGGATACAACATGAACCCTTACGGCAACATCGCTGCTTATTGA
- the LOC130695235 gene encoding shematrin-like protein 1 isoform X5, translating to MIRLSKINSQVLFSFGVLALLLAACKTNGASVAVDSKDSNVKVTESYKESAKETSYSDDQLKPRIGSYGPSGSSYGGQQAGSYGATPLPYIVTGNYGGNVYGSAYSGESAYSPAAYGAASGSYSTTAAPSYGSGSSNYGTTASYGVTQAPAYGGSAYGVTQASAYGASSYAGSAYGVTPAPMYGGSAYGATYGPSYGMGNSYGAAYGVTPAPTYGGAAYGVTQAYGNMASSYSGAAYGVTPAPAYTMASSYGGAYHVTPATSYGMGSFYGGSAYAANQAATYGMGSLYGGSSYGVTQAPVYGGSSYGVTQAPVYGGSSYGVTQAPVYGGSSYGTTQAPVYSGSYGVTPAPSYGGYGVTQAPAYGGSAYGVTSAYSGSAYGATQSYGNMASSYGASSYGVTPAPIYNNMGNYGSSYSASAYGATSAPYGYNMGSSYGGYSAASSPFSYGGNLNMPSGSYLTGSTYGAGGYGSNAGYGGASSSYGVASSPYSSYAGNMGSFYGGGYGSPSSYPEAYYSTGYGGYGSGAYGAGSSYSPFLNSGAGYNMNPYGNIAAY from the exons ATGATTCGTCTAAGCAAGATCAACTCTCAAGTTCTCTTCTCG TTTGGGGTGCTGGCCTTACTTCTAGCCGCATGCAAGACGAATGGAGCGAGCGTGGCGGTCGATTCTAAAGATTCCAATGTTAAAGTAACCGAATCTTACAAGGAATCTGCTAAGGAGACATCTTACAGTGACGACCAGCTAAAACCTCGTATTG GTAGTTACGGTCCTTCCGGCAGTAGCTATGGTGGCCAACAGGCTGGCTCTTATGGTGCGACTCCACTGCCTTACATCGTGACTGGCAATTACGGTGGAAATGTTTACGGCTCTGCCTATTCTGGAGAATCAGCTTACAGCCCTGCTGCCTATGGTGCTGCCTCTGGGAGCTATAGTACCACCGCTGCTCCTTCATACGGATCTGGGTCTTCGAATTACGGCACAACGGCATCGTATGGTGTAACCCAGGCTCCGGCTTATGGCGGATCAGCTTACGGCGTCACTCAGGCATCAGCTTATGGAGCTTCATCTTACGCCGGATCAGCTTATGGTGTCACTCCAGCTCCTATGTATGGTGGTTCTGCTTATGGCGCAACATATGGCCCCAGTTATGGTATGGGAAACTCGTATGGAGCAGCTTACGGCGTCACGCCGGCCCCTACCTACGGAGGAGCTGCTTACGGTGTCACCCAGGCTTACGGAAACATGGCATCTTCCTATAGCGGAGCTGCTTATGGTGTTACTCCAGCCCCTGCTTACACAATGGCGTCATCGTACGGTGGAGCATACCACGTTACTCCGGCCACATCTTACGGCATGGGTTCCTTCTATGGTGGATCTGCTTATGCTGCTAACCAAGCCGCAACCTATGGCATGGGTTCCCTCTACGGCGGATCTTCTTACGGCGTTACACAAGCCCCAGTGTACGGCGGATCTTCTTACGGCGTTACACAAGCCCCAGTGTACGGCGGATCTTCTTACGGCGTTACACAAGCCCCAGTGTACGGCGGATCTTCTTACGGCACTACACAAGCTCCTGTTTACAGTGGATCTTATGGCGTCACCCCAGCTCCATCTTATGGCGGTTATGGTGTCACTCAGGCTCCAGCTTACGGTGGATCTGCTTACGGAGTCACTTCAGCCTACAGTGGATCTGCTTATGGAGCTACACAATCTTACGGCAACATGGCTTCTTCTTACGGTGCATCATCTTACGGTGTTACACCAGCTCCTATTTACAACAACATGGGCAACTACGGATCGTCGTACTCTGCATCAGCATATGGCGCTACTTCCGCTCCTTATGGCTACAACATGGGCTCATCGTACGGTGGTTACAGCGCTGCTTCGTCTCCCTTCTCTTATGGTGGCAACTTGAACATGCCTAGCGGTTCCTATTTAACTGGATCGACTTACGGCGCTGGAGGCTATGGAAGCAATGCTGGATACGGTGGAGCTAGTAGCAGTTACGGTGTTGCGTCATCCCCTTACTCGTCATACGCTGGCAACATGGGCTCATTCTATGGCGGGGGTTACGGCAGCCCGTCTTCCTACCCTGAAGCTTATTACTCAACTGGATACGGCGGATATGGAAGTGGAGCTTACGGCGCAGGTTCCAGTTACAGCCCATTCTTGAACAGTGGCGCTGGATACAACATGAACCCTTACGGCAACATCGCTGCTTATTGA
- the LOC130695235 gene encoding fibroin heavy chain-like isoform X3, whose amino-acid sequence MIRLSKINSQVLFSFGVLALLLAACKTNGASVAVDSKDSNVKVTESYKESAKETSYSDDQLKPRIGLYTQKIDPYGTLGPIGGNQAFVLTSLNSYGSYGPSGSSYGGQQAGSYGATPLPYIVTGNYGGNVYGSAYSGESAYSPAAYGAASGSYSTTAAPSYGSGSSNYGTTASYGVTQAPAYGGSAYGVTQASAYGASSYAGSAYGVTPAPMYGGSAYGATYGPSYGMGNSYGAAYGVTPAPTYGGAAYGVTQAYGNMASSYSGAAYGVTPAPAYTMASSYGGAYHVTPATSYGMGSFYGGSAYAANQAATYGMGSLYGGSSYGVTQAPVYGGSSYGVTQAPVYGGSSYGVTQAPVYGGSSYGTTQAPVYSGSYGVTPAPAYGGSAYGVTSAYSGSAYGATQSYGNMASSYGASSYGVTPAPIYNNMGNYGSSYSASAYGATSAPYGYNMGSSYGGYSAASSPFSYGGNLNMPSGSYLTGSTYGAGGYGSNAGYGGASSSYGVASSPYSSYAGNMGSFYGGGYGSPSSYPEAYYSTGYGGYGSGAYGAGSSYSPFLNSGAGYNMNPYGNIAAY is encoded by the exons ATGATTCGTCTAAGCAAGATCAACTCTCAAGTTCTCTTCTCG TTTGGGGTGCTGGCCTTACTTCTAGCCGCATGCAAGACGAATGGAGCGAGCGTGGCGGTCGATTCTAAAGATTCCAATGTTAAAGTAACCGAATCTTACAAGGAATCTGCTAAGGAGACATCTTACAGTGACGACCAGCTAAAACCTCGTATTGGTCTGTACACGCAAAAAATTGATCCTTATGGTACACTTGGACCCATTGGAGGCAATCAGGCTTTCGTCTTGACTTCGCTGAATAGCTACG GTAGTTACGGTCCTTCCGGCAGTAGCTATGGTGGCCAACAGGCTGGCTCTTATGGTGCGACTCCACTGCCTTACATCGTGACTGGCAATTACGGTGGAAATGTTTACGGCTCTGCCTATTCTGGAGAATCAGCTTACAGCCCTGCTGCCTATGGTGCTGCCTCTGGGAGCTATAGTACCACCGCTGCTCCTTCATACGGATCTGGGTCTTCGAATTACGGCACAACGGCATCGTATGGTGTAACCCAGGCTCCGGCTTATGGCGGATCAGCTTACGGCGTCACTCAGGCATCAGCTTATGGAGCTTCATCTTACGCCGGATCAGCTTATGGTGTCACTCCAGCTCCTATGTATGGTGGTTCTGCTTATGGCGCAACATATGGCCCCAGTTATGGTATGGGAAACTCGTATGGAGCAGCTTACGGCGTCACGCCGGCCCCTACCTACGGAGGAGCTGCTTACGGTGTCACCCAGGCTTACGGAAACATGGCATCTTCCTATAGCGGAGCTGCTTATGGTGTTACTCCAGCCCCTGCTTACACAATGGCGTCATCGTACGGTGGAGCATACCACGTTACTCCGGCCACATCTTACGGCATGGGTTCCTTCTATGGTGGATCTGCTTATGCTGCTAACCAAGCCGCAACCTATGGCATGGGTTCCCTCTACGGCGGATCTTCTTACGGCGTTACACAAGCCCCAGTGTACGGCGGATCTTCTTACGGCGTTACACAAGCCCCAGTGTACGGCGGATCTTCTTACGGCGTTACACAAGCCCCAGTGTACGGCGGATCTTCTTACGGCACTACACAAGCTCCTGTTTACAGTGGATCTTATGGCGTCACCCCA GCTCCAGCTTACGGTGGATCTGCTTACGGAGTCACTTCAGCCTACAGTGGATCTGCTTATGGAGCTACACAATCTTACGGCAACATGGCTTCTTCTTACGGTGCATCATCTTACGGTGTTACACCAGCTCCTATTTACAACAACATGGGCAACTACGGATCGTCGTACTCTGCATCAGCATATGGCGCTACTTCCGCTCCTTATGGCTACAACATGGGCTCATCGTACGGTGGTTACAGCGCTGCTTCGTCTCCCTTCTCTTATGGTGGCAACTTGAACATGCCTAGCGGTTCCTATTTAACTGGATCGACTTACGGCGCTGGAGGCTATGGAAGCAATGCTGGATACGGTGGAGCTAGTAGCAGTTACGGTGTTGCGTCATCCCCTTACTCGTCATACGCTGGCAACATGGGCTCATTCTATGGCGGGGGTTACGGCAGCCCGTCTTCCTACCCTGAAGCTTATTACTCAACTGGATACGGCGGATATGGAAGTGGAGCTTACGGCGCAGGTTCCAGTTACAGCCCATTCTTGAACAGTGGCGCTGGATACAACATGAACCCTTACGGCAACATCGCTGCTTATTGA